Proteins from a genomic interval of Pseudoruegeria sp. SHC-113:
- a CDS encoding N-acetylmuramic acid 6-phosphate etherase: MAQQGTEERRPESEGLDQRAPAEAAAFLFAAQAEAARAATACADSLPPAAAAMAATIRAGGTLHYVAAGSSALMALADALELEGTFGIDTAQVRIHMAGGVPQDSSMPGGTEDDAEAGAAVGALAGPQDCVITVAASGRTPYTCAAAEAARENGAAVIAIANNADAPLLKAAHHPIFLPTPPEPVAGATRMGAGTAQKIALNTLSTLMAIELGHVHDGLMVNVQATNIKLRARAEGIVAAAADVPREAARAALATTDGAVKPAVLIARGAASTAEAEALLSASGGVLRRAFTLLEKPGTPA; encoded by the coding sequence ATGGCACAGCAAGGCACAGAAGAGCGCAGGCCTGAGTCGGAGGGGTTGGATCAACGCGCCCCGGCTGAGGCGGCCGCGTTTCTCTTTGCCGCGCAGGCCGAGGCTGCCCGCGCCGCAACAGCCTGCGCCGATAGCCTGCCCCCCGCTGCCGCTGCCATGGCCGCCACGATCCGCGCCGGGGGCACACTGCATTATGTGGCCGCTGGCTCGTCGGCACTCATGGCCCTCGCGGACGCTCTGGAATTGGAAGGCACCTTCGGGATCGACACCGCGCAGGTGCGAATCCATATGGCAGGGGGTGTCCCGCAGGACAGCTCCATGCCCGGTGGGACCGAAGATGACGCCGAGGCCGGGGCCGCTGTCGGCGCGCTGGCCGGGCCGCAGGATTGCGTGATCACCGTCGCCGCATCAGGCCGCACGCCCTACACCTGCGCGGCAGCTGAAGCGGCGCGCGAAAACGGCGCCGCCGTGATCGCCATCGCCAACAATGCTGATGCGCCACTGCTGAAAGCCGCCCATCACCCGATCTTCCTGCCCACCCCGCCCGAGCCTGTGGCCGGTGCCACCCGCATGGGCGCAGGCACCGCGCAAAAGATCGCGCTCAACACGCTCTCGACGCTGATGGCGATCGAGCTTGGCCATGTGCACGATGGGCTGATGGTCAACGTGCAAGCCACCAACATCAAGCTGCGCGCACGGGCCGAAGGCATCGTTGCCGCCGCCGCCGATGTGCCGCGCGAGGCGGCCCGCGCGGCGCTTGCCACAACCGATGGCGCGGTCAAACCCGCCGTCCTGATTGCCCGCGGTGCTGCCAGCACGGCGGAAGCCGAGGCACTTCTTTCGGCCTCGGGCGGCGTACTGCGCCGCGCGTTCACTTTACTCGAAAAGCCGGGAACACCGGCCTGA
- a CDS encoding ABC transporter substrate-binding protein, translating to MKTKHALLTLMASTCLAGAAAAQDTTITIESWRNDDLALWQEKIIPAFEAANPGIKVKFTPSAPAEYNAVLNSKLDAGSAGDLITCRPFDASLALYDAGHLADLSGLGAMANFSDVAKSAWQTDDGAATFCVPMASVIHGFIYNKDAFAELGLEVPQTEDEFFAALETIKEDGTYIPMAMGTNDQWEAATMGYNNIGPNYWKGEEGRLALINGEQKLTDEAWVAPYATLAKWGAYLGDGFEAQTYPDSQNLFTLGRAAIYPAGSWEITGFNALADFEMGAFKPPVKAAGDTCYISDHTDIAVGLNAASPNMEAAKTFLEWVGSEEFASIYANALPGFFSLSNFDVPMEDPLAQEFVGWRSECESTIRSTYQILSRGTPNLENETWGASVAAIKGTETPEALGQKLQDGLASWFAPQQ from the coding sequence ATGAAGACCAAACACGCCCTGCTGACCCTGATGGCCAGCACCTGCCTCGCCGGCGCTGCTGCCGCGCAGGACACCACGATCACCATCGAAAGCTGGCGCAACGATGACCTCGCCCTGTGGCAGGAAAAGATCATCCCCGCCTTCGAAGCCGCCAACCCCGGCATCAAGGTGAAATTCACCCCCTCCGCCCCGGCCGAATACAACGCCGTGCTGAACTCCAAGCTGGACGCAGGCTCCGCGGGCGATCTGATCACCTGCCGCCCGTTCGACGCCTCGCTCGCGCTCTATGACGCCGGCCACCTCGCCGATCTCTCCGGCCTTGGGGCCATGGCCAACTTCTCTGACGTGGCCAAATCCGCCTGGCAGACCGACGACGGCGCGGCCACCTTCTGCGTGCCGATGGCCTCCGTGATCCACGGCTTCATCTACAACAAGGACGCTTTCGCCGAGTTGGGCCTCGAGGTTCCGCAGACCGAAGACGAATTCTTCGCCGCGCTGGAGACCATCAAGGAAGACGGCACCTACATCCCGATGGCCATGGGCACAAATGACCAGTGGGAAGCCGCCACCATGGGCTACAACAACATCGGCCCGAACTACTGGAAAGGCGAAGAAGGCCGCCTTGCGCTGATCAACGGCGAGCAGAAGCTCACCGACGAAGCCTGGGTTGCGCCTTACGCGACGCTGGCCAAATGGGGCGCTTACCTGGGTGACGGCTTTGAAGCCCAGACCTACCCCGACAGCCAGAACCTCTTCACGCTGGGCCGCGCAGCGATCTACCCGGCAGGCTCCTGGGAAATCACCGGCTTCAACGCGCTGGCCGATTTCGAGATGGGCGCGTTCAAGCCGCCGGTGAAAGCCGCGGGCGACACCTGCTACATCTCGGATCACACCGACATCGCCGTGGGCCTGAACGCAGCCTCCCCGAACATGGAAGCCGCCAAGACCTTCCTTGAGTGGGTCGGCTCCGAAGAGTTCGCCTCGATCTACGCCAACGCCCTGCCGGGCTTCTTCTCGCTGTCGAACTTCGACGTGCCGATGGAAGATCCGCTGGCGCAGGAATTCGTGGGCTGGCGCAGCGAGTGCGAAAGCACGATCCGCTCCACCTACCAGATCCTGTCGCGCGGCACCCCGAACCTCGAAAACGAGACCTGGGGCGCGTCCGTGGCGGCGATCAAGGGCACCGAAACGCCGGAAGCCCTTGGCCAGAAACTGCAGGACGGCCTCGCCTCCTGGTTCGCACCGCAGCAGTAA
- a CDS encoding carbohydrate ABC transporter permease — protein sequence MPRIRWHIVVFLAPAVLVYTAVMIFPLFNTLRLALYSEVDQARVFVGMQNFRTLFGDPIWSEAFWNALGNNFWFFLIHMLVQNPIGVALAAILSHPRLRFAALYRSAIFIPTILSFVIVGFAWKLILSPIWGIAPSMLDAVGLKSLFAPWLGKEEYALTTLALISVWQFVGIPMMLIYAALLSIPEEILEAGEIDGITGMAAFWKIKLPLILPSIGIISILTFVGNFNAFDLIYAAQGALAGPDFSTDILGTFMYRTFFGFQLQLGDPHMGSAIAGAMFAIILVGVCIYLFGIQTRLRRYQL from the coding sequence ATGCCCCGTATCCGCTGGCACATCGTGGTGTTCCTGGCTCCGGCCGTGCTTGTCTACACCGCCGTGATGATCTTTCCGCTGTTCAACACGCTGCGCCTCGCCCTTTACAGCGAGGTCGATCAGGCCCGCGTTTTCGTCGGCATGCAGAACTTCCGCACGCTGTTTGGCGATCCGATCTGGTCCGAGGCGTTCTGGAACGCGCTTGGCAACAACTTCTGGTTCTTTTTGATCCACATGCTGGTGCAGAACCCGATCGGCGTGGCGCTGGCCGCCATCCTGAGCCACCCGCGCCTGCGTTTCGCCGCGCTCTACCGCTCCGCCATCTTCATCCCCACGATCCTGAGCTTCGTGATCGTCGGCTTCGCCTGGAAGCTGATCCTTTCGCCGATCTGGGGCATCGCGCCGAGCATGCTCGATGCAGTCGGTCTGAAATCGCTTTTCGCGCCCTGGCTGGGCAAGGAAGAATACGCCCTCACCACGCTGGCGCTGATTTCCGTGTGGCAGTTCGTCGGCATCCCGATGATGCTGATCTACGCCGCGCTGCTGTCGATCCCCGAAGAAATCCTGGAAGCCGGCGAGATCGACGGCATCACCGGCATGGCCGCCTTCTGGAAGATCAAGCTGCCGCTGATCCTGCCCTCCATCGGGATCATCTCGATCCTCACATTCGTGGGCAATTTCAACGCGTTCGACCTGATCTACGCCGCGCAGGGCGCGCTGGCGGGGCCGGATTTCTCCACCGACATCCTCGGCACCTTCATGTACCGCACCTTCTTCGGCTTCCAACTGCAACTGGGCGATCCGCACATGGGATCGGCCATCGCCGGAGCCATGTTCGCCATCATCCTCGTGGGCGTCTGCATCTACCTCTTCGGGATCCAGACCCGCCTGCGCCGCTACCAGCTGTGA
- a CDS encoding carbohydrate ABC transporter permease, which produces MHKARTNPLNLFAMHGALILYTIIALFPVFVILINSFKTRKAIFREPLALPDSETFSLIGYQTVMKQGDFFLYFQNSLIVTVASLFFVLLFGAMAAFALAEYRFKGNLVMGLYLALGIMIPIRIGTVAILEMMVATGLVNTLWALILVYTAQGLPLAVFILSEFMRQVSDDLKNAGRIDGLSEYTIFFRLVLPLVRPAMATVAVFNMIPIWNDLWFPLILAPAEETKTLTLGSQVFIGQFVTDWNAVLSALSMAILPVLILYVIFSRQLIRGITSGAVK; this is translated from the coding sequence ATGCACAAGGCCCGCACTAACCCGCTCAACCTCTTCGCGATGCACGGCGCGCTGATCCTTTACACGATCATTGCCCTCTTCCCCGTCTTCGTGATCCTCATCAACTCCTTCAAGACGCGCAAAGCCATCTTCCGCGAACCGCTGGCGCTGCCCGACAGCGAGACCTTCAGCCTGATCGGCTACCAGACGGTGATGAAGCAGGGGGATTTCTTCCTCTACTTCCAGAACTCGCTGATCGTGACGGTGGCCTCGCTGTTCTTCGTGCTGCTCTTTGGCGCCATGGCCGCCTTCGCGCTGGCCGAATACCGCTTCAAGGGCAACCTCGTGATGGGGCTCTATCTGGCGCTCGGGATCATGATCCCGATCCGCATCGGCACCGTGGCCATTCTTGAAATGATGGTGGCCACGGGCCTCGTGAACACGCTCTGGGCGCTGATCCTTGTCTACACCGCGCAAGGGCTGCCGCTGGCGGTGTTTATTCTCAGCGAGTTCATGCGGCAGGTCTCGGACGACCTGAAGAACGCAGGCCGCATCGATGGGTTGAGCGAATACACCATCTTCTTCCGCCTCGTGCTGCCGCTGGTGCGGCCGGCAATGGCGACGGTGGCGGTGTTCAACATGATCCCGATCTGGAACGACCTCTGGTTCCCGCTGATCCTTGCGCCGGCAGAAGAAACCAAGACGCTCACGCTGGGCTCGCAGGTCTTCATCGGCCAGTTCGTGACGGATTGGAACGCGGTGCTCTCCGCGCTCTCCATGGCGATCCTGCCGGTGCTGATCCTCTACGTGATCTTCTCGCGCCAGCTCATTCGCGGCATCACCTCGGGAGCGGTGAAATGA
- a CDS encoding Gfo/Idh/MocA family protein gives MTRVLIAGLGNMGLSHALAHHHHADAEIVGLVNRSGRVDHPALSAYPAFSDFHDALAATKPDLVVIATYSDSHADYACAAMEAGAHVFVEKPLATTVADAERVVACAKANNRKLVVGYILRHHPSWVRLIKEARGLGGPYVFRLNLNQQSSGAEWETHKALMQTTSPIVDCGVHYVDVMCQITDAKPARVHGMGLRLSDEIAPDMYNYGQFQVIFEDGSVGWYEAGWGPMMSETAFFVKDIVSPNGSVSITDGNKGASSDIDGHTKVGGLLVHTSKSDRTIEMPDEPGHQELCDAEQAYMLRAIAEGTDLTRHMQDAVQSLRICLAADESIRTGQPIDLKEA, from the coding sequence ATGACACGCGTTCTCATCGCCGGCCTTGGCAACATGGGCCTCTCCCATGCGCTGGCCCACCATCACCACGCTGACGCCGAAATCGTCGGCCTCGTGAACCGCTCCGGCCGCGTGGACCATCCCGCGCTGTCTGCATACCCCGCCTTCAGCGACTTCCACGACGCCCTCGCGGCCACCAAACCCGATCTCGTCGTCATCGCGACCTACTCCGACAGCCACGCCGACTACGCCTGCGCTGCAATGGAAGCCGGGGCGCATGTGTTCGTGGAGAAACCGCTCGCCACCACCGTGGCCGATGCCGAGCGCGTCGTGGCCTGCGCGAAAGCCAACAATCGCAAGCTCGTTGTCGGCTATATCCTGCGCCACCACCCCTCCTGGGTGCGGCTCATCAAGGAAGCGCGCGGCCTTGGCGGGCCTTACGTGTTCCGCCTGAACCTGAACCAGCAATCCTCGGGCGCGGAATGGGAAACCCACAAGGCGCTGATGCAGACGACAAGCCCGATCGTGGATTGCGGCGTGCATTACGTGGATGTCATGTGCCAGATCACCGACGCCAAACCGGCGCGCGTGCACGGCATGGGCCTGCGGCTCTCTGACGAAATCGCGCCCGACATGTATAACTACGGCCAGTTCCAGGTGATTTTCGAGGACGGCTCTGTGGGCTGGTACGAGGCCGGCTGGGGCCCGATGATGAGCGAAACCGCCTTCTTCGTGAAAGACATCGTTTCGCCCAACGGCTCTGTCTCCATCACCGATGGCAACAAGGGCGCAAGCAGCGATATCGACGGCCACACCAAGGTCGGCGGTCTACTTGTGCACACTTCTAAAAGTGACCGCACCATCGAGATGCCAGATGAACCCGGCCATCAGGAACTCTGTGACGCCGAGCAGGCCTACATGCTGCGGGCCATCGCTGAAGGCACAGACCTAACCCGCCACATGCAGGATGCCGTGCAATCGCTGCGCATCTGCCTTGCCGCCGACGAAAGCATTCGCACCGGCCAACCCATTGATCTGAAGGAGGCCTGA
- a CDS encoding ABC transporter ATP-binding protein, with protein sequence MTALSLTNVCKSFGPVEVLKDINLDVEDGEFVVFVGPSGCGKSTLLRVIAGLEDATSGEINIAGEQVNATPPAKRGIAMVFQSYALYPHLTVRGNMALALKQAKVSKDEIEARVQEASRMLDLGAYLDRRPSELSGGQRQRVAIGRAIVRQPKLFLFDEPLSNLDAALRMNTRIEIANLHRQLAASMIYVTHDQTEAMTLADKIVVLRDGRVEQIGSPMELYNNPANQFVAGFLGAPSMNFLPAARVTEGDPRTLGIRPEDITLSADGPLKGRVIHVEHLGGDTNLIVDAEGLDMTVRLFGQSNVAVDETIGLGFAPEKAYYFDAEGQRAR encoded by the coding sequence ATGACCGCCCTCTCCCTCACCAACGTCTGCAAATCCTTCGGCCCCGTGGAGGTGCTGAAAGACATCAACCTAGACGTGGAAGACGGCGAATTCGTCGTCTTCGTCGGCCCCTCGGGCTGCGGGAAATCCACCCTGCTGCGCGTGATCGCGGGGCTGGAGGATGCCACCTCCGGCGAGATCAACATCGCCGGCGAACAGGTGAACGCCACACCGCCTGCCAAGCGCGGCATCGCGATGGTGTTCCAGTCCTACGCGCTCTACCCGCATCTCACTGTGCGCGGCAACATGGCGCTGGCGCTGAAACAGGCGAAGGTTTCCAAGGACGAGATCGAGGCCCGCGTGCAGGAAGCCAGCCGGATGCTGGATCTGGGCGCCTACCTTGACCGCCGCCCGTCCGAGCTTTCGGGCGGTCAGCGCCAGCGCGTCGCCATCGGCCGCGCCATCGTACGCCAGCCCAAGCTCTTCCTGTTCGACGAGCCGCTCTCCAACCTCGACGCCGCCCTGCGGATGAACACCCGGATCGAGATCGCCAACCTGCACCGCCAGCTGGCCGCCTCGATGATCTACGTCACCCACGACCAGACCGAAGCCATGACGCTCGCGGACAAGATCGTCGTGCTGCGCGACGGGCGCGTGGAGCAGATCGGCTCGCCGATGGAGCTTTATAACAACCCCGCCAACCAGTTCGTCGCGGGCTTCCTTGGCGCGCCCTCGATGAACTTCCTGCCCGCCGCGCGCGTGACGGAGGGCGATCCGCGCACGCTGGGCATTCGCCCGGAGGATATCACGCTCAGCGCGGATGGTCCGCTGAAAGGCCGCGTGATCCATGTGGAGCACCTCGGCGGCGATACGAACCTGATCGTGGATGCCGAGGGGCTGGACATGACGGTGCGGCTTTTTGGCCAAAGCAACGTGGCGGTGGATGAAACCATCGGCCTCGGGTTCGCGCCGGAGAAAGCCTATTACTTCGACGCGGAAGGTCAGCGGGCGCGGTAG
- a CDS encoding lysine--tRNA ligase: MSDLRETAMSSKAWPFEEARRVLKRYQKQPPKKGFVLFETGYGPSGLPHIGTFGEVARTTMIKTAFEVISDLPTKLICFSDDLDGMRKVPGNVPNQEMLKEHLQKPLTSVPDPFEEFDSFGHHNNAMLRRFLDTFGFEYEFYSATEYYRSGAFDEILKRACEKYDAIMEVMLKSLREERRQTYSIFLPIHPETGRVLYVPMKKVDAENHTITFDDETGKEWTLPVTGGNVKLQWKPDFGARWAALEVDFEMYGKDHSTNTPIYDSICRILGWPAPEHFTYELFLDEHGQKISKSSGNGVSIDEWLTYASTESLAYFMYQKPKTAKRMHFDVIPKAVDEYHQQLRAYPDQDLKAQLNNPVWHIHGGDVPISDMVVPFSMLLNLASVSGAEEKDKLWGFIQRYAPEASPEANPQMDQAAGFAVRYYNDFVKPAKVYRAPSEQERAALTDLVAALKDIDVAKAMIEKKNAAMGQEADLSGFSFEDADDLQSLVFAVGKNHGFENLREWFGALYEVLLGASQGPRFGGFIALYGVDESIALIESALAGELA, from the coding sequence CCCAAGAAGGGCTTCGTGCTGTTTGAGACGGGCTATGGCCCGTCGGGCCTGCCTCATATCGGCACCTTCGGCGAAGTGGCCCGCACCACGATGATCAAAACCGCTTTCGAGGTGATCAGCGATCTGCCCACCAAGCTCATCTGTTTTTCGGATGATCTGGACGGCATGCGCAAAGTGCCGGGCAATGTGCCCAACCAGGAGATGCTGAAAGAGCATCTGCAGAAGCCGCTCACCTCGGTGCCGGACCCGTTCGAGGAATTCGATAGCTTCGGCCATCACAACAACGCCATGCTGCGCCGTTTCCTCGACACCTTCGGGTTCGAGTACGAGTTCTATTCGGCCACCGAATACTACCGCTCCGGTGCTTTTGACGAGATCCTGAAACGCGCCTGCGAGAAGTATGACGCGATCATGGAGGTCATGCTCAAATCCCTGCGCGAAGAGCGCCGCCAGACCTATTCGATCTTCCTGCCGATCCACCCGGAAACCGGCCGCGTGCTCTATGTGCCGATGAAGAAGGTGGATGCGGAAAACCACACGATCACCTTCGACGATGAGACCGGCAAGGAATGGACGCTGCCTGTCACCGGCGGCAACGTTAAGCTGCAGTGGAAGCCCGATTTCGGCGCGCGCTGGGCGGCGCTGGAGGTCGATTTCGAGATGTACGGCAAGGATCACTCCACCAACACGCCGATCTACGACAGCATCTGCCGCATCCTTGGCTGGCCCGCGCCGGAGCATTTCACCTACGAGCTGTTCCTTGATGAGCACGGCCAGAAGATCTCCAAATCCTCCGGCAACGGCGTGTCGATCGACGAGTGGCTGACCTATGCCTCCACCGAGAGCCTTGCCTACTTCATGTATCAGAAGCCGAAAACGGCGAAGCGGATGCATTTCGACGTGATCCCGAAGGCGGTGGATGAATACCACCAGCAACTGCGCGCCTACCCGGATCAGGATCTGAAGGCCCAGTTGAACAACCCGGTCTGGCATATCCACGGCGGCGACGTGCCGATCTCCGACATGGTGGTGCCCTTCTCCATGCTGCTCAACCTCGCTTCCGTGTCCGGGGCCGAGGAGAAAGACAAGCTCTGGGGCTTCATCCAGCGCTATGCGCCCGAGGCCAGCCCCGAGGCCAACCCGCAGATGGATCAGGCCGCCGGTTTCGCCGTGCGCTACTACAATGATTTCGTGAAGCCCGCGAAGGTCTACCGCGCGCCGAGCGAGCAGGAGCGCGCCGCACTCACCGATCTGGTGGCCGCCCTGAAGGACATCGACGTGGCCAAGGCGATGATCGAGAAGAAGAACGCCGCGATGGGGCAGGAGGCCGATTTGTCGGGCTTCAGCTTCGAGGATGCGGACGATCTGCAGTCGCTGGTGTTCGCTGTGGGCAAGAACCACGGGTTCGAGAACCTGCGCGAATGGTTCGGCGCGCTTTACGAGGTGCTGCTGGGCGCAAGCCAGGGCCCGCGCTTCGGCGGCTTCATCGCGCTTTACGGGGTGGATGAGAGCATCGCGCTGATCGAAAGCGCGCTTGCAGGTGAGCTGGCCTGA